The following are encoded in a window of Armatimonas rosea genomic DNA:
- a CDS encoding YegS/Rv2252/BmrU family lipid kinase produces the protein MSIFLLSNPTSGGTSTNILLEQARRRLGERQGRWTEVMVRPGENITQLVEELLPEVSTLFVAGGDGTVRAAAQALAGTDVALGILPTGTVNVLARELGIPLSDPALAVDIGLGSAERWIDIGSCNGESFLLMCSGGVDSATIGQVNEGLKSAVGATAYALAAVGALATFTPHRVRVTIDGNTLPETDVFLVAVGNTSLYGGDLKLLPDASLDDGLLDIILFTAPNLPAPVRNAAFLPQLADMALGRHPQSDSVWIYQGKHITLEAETPLQLQRDGDLGSCTPATFTITPHALRVKTPVRY, from the coding sequence GTGAGCATCTTTCTTCTCTCCAATCCCACCTCAGGTGGGACCAGCACTAATATCCTGCTAGAGCAGGCACGCCGACGGCTCGGGGAGCGCCAGGGGCGCTGGACCGAGGTGATGGTTCGTCCCGGAGAGAACATCACGCAGCTGGTCGAGGAGCTTCTCCCCGAGGTGAGCACGCTCTTTGTGGCGGGCGGCGACGGAACCGTCCGGGCGGCGGCACAGGCGCTTGCGGGCACCGATGTCGCGCTGGGAATCCTGCCCACGGGGACGGTCAATGTCCTGGCGCGGGAGCTGGGCATTCCCCTGAGTGACCCCGCCCTTGCGGTCGATATCGGGCTGGGAAGCGCCGAGCGCTGGATCGATATCGGCAGCTGCAACGGCGAGTCGTTTTTGCTGATGTGCTCCGGGGGCGTCGATAGCGCGACTATCGGGCAGGTCAACGAGGGGCTCAAGAGTGCGGTGGGCGCGACCGCCTACGCCCTCGCGGCGGTCGGAGCGCTGGCGACCTTTACGCCGCACCGTGTCCGGGTCACGATCGACGGTAACACGCTCCCGGAGACCGATGTCTTCCTGGTCGCGGTGGGGAACACATCGCTGTACGGCGGCGATCTCAAGCTCCTGCCCGATGCGAGCCTCGATGACGGTCTGCTGGATATTATCCTCTTTACCGCCCCCAACCTCCCAGCACCCGTGCGCAACGCCGCGTTTCTGCCCCAGCTGGCCGACATGGCACTGGGCCGCCACCCACAGAGCGATAGTGTCTGGATCTACCAGGGCAAGCACATCACCCTGGAGGCCGAAACGCCTCTCCAGCTCCAGCGCGACGGTGACCTAGGCAGCTGCACTCCCGCCACCTTTACGATTACCCCCCACGCCCTGCGGGTCAAGACCCCCGTGCGCTACTAA
- a CDS encoding endonuclease/exonuclease/phosphatase family protein, whose protein sequence is MSKNPPTRAKRRKKKLIARLDRVLRLVAVFLCAATYLGYLGIWWWVLDLFSHFRPVLALVLVPAVALLLWRRHLWLGGVALSALVLNFGAIAPYLITAPQERPSASAQQFKIFHANVLAPNTCYEELLTQIIQENPDVVTLTELTSGWMTGLGALKTQYPYMVHNETQDRFGLTIWSRFPIVRQEPQYLGVQQRCAILAQLQLNKRCVSIVAAHPWSPRNADWAASRDQQLELLGQHIAAESGPLVLIGDLNVTPWSHGFQYLQALSSLRDSQLDYGLTPTWPAHLPIRIPIDHCLVSEKVHVLSRHTGEDFGSDHLPLVVTVAVE, encoded by the coding sequence ATGTCGAAGAACCCTCCTACCCGTGCCAAGCGGCGAAAGAAAAAGCTGATTGCTCGCCTAGACCGTGTGCTACGGCTGGTGGCGGTCTTTCTCTGCGCAGCGACCTACCTGGGCTATCTGGGAATCTGGTGGTGGGTGCTGGACCTCTTCTCTCACTTTCGTCCCGTGCTGGCGCTGGTGCTCGTCCCCGCTGTGGCACTGCTTCTCTGGCGCAGACACCTTTGGCTGGGGGGAGTGGCGCTCAGTGCACTGGTCCTAAATTTTGGTGCCATCGCCCCGTATCTGATCACGGCCCCTCAGGAGAGGCCTTCGGCCAGTGCCCAGCAATTCAAGATCTTTCATGCCAATGTGCTCGCTCCCAATACCTGCTATGAAGAGCTACTGACACAGATTATCCAAGAAAATCCGGATGTGGTTACACTGACGGAGCTGACCTCTGGCTGGATGACGGGCTTGGGAGCGCTCAAGACGCAGTATCCGTACATGGTCCACAACGAGACACAGGATCGCTTCGGGCTGACGATCTGGAGTCGGTTTCCGATCGTCCGGCAGGAGCCGCAGTACCTGGGGGTACAACAGCGCTGTGCGATCTTGGCGCAGCTCCAGCTCAATAAGCGCTGTGTGAGTATTGTCGCGGCCCACCCGTGGTCTCCCCGCAACGCCGACTGGGCCGCGAGTCGGGACCAGCAGCTAGAGCTCCTGGGCCAGCATATCGCGGCGGAGTCTGGGCCACTGGTGCTGATTGGCGATCTCAATGTGACTCCCTGGAGCCATGGGTTCCAGTACCTCCAGGCGCTCTCCTCGCTCCGCGACTCGCAGCTGGACTACGGCCTCACCCCCACCTGGCCCGCGCACTTGCCGATCCGCATCCCGATCGACCACTGCCTGGTCTCGGAGAAGGTCCATGTCCTCAGTCGGCACACCGGCGAGGACTTCGGCTCGGACCACCTTCCCCTGGTTGTCACAGTCGCGGTAGAGTAG
- a CDS encoding glycoside hydrolase family 43 protein, translated as MKTPPTQTWHADNGNGTFSNPLFYEEFSDPDLIRVGSDFYLTGTTMHTMPGLPVLHSKDLVNWRFLSYACERLDFGPEYRLEDGKAIYGQGIWAPSFRWHKGTFYIFTNVRGQPMQVYAATNPAGPWKHWAMKTGFHDPSVLFDDDGKIYVVYGYRDLRLVQLNSELTDAIPGTERTLFKQSDGMGEGAHFYKINGKYVITSAWYLGTMKMPCARADRPEGPYEVKVISEGEDFGIAKGAMHQGGIVETPAGEWWGFSMMDFNSLGRLTGLSPVTWKDGWPYFGLPGNLGRSPRTWVKPKTGASSKLSAPYERSDDFSGKTLKPIWQWNHAPDNTTWSLTERPGFLRLHALPAPDFWQARNTLTQRAVGPVSIPTVELELAGMKPGDLAGLGLLNSPYAWIGVRCEGSGFTLEQFDKTTNKTTQAPLRGTRVWLRAECDFFTEKARFSFSTNGKSFQPLGESFKMVFQLKTFQGIRYSLFHYSTSGAAGGHADFTRFTVDEPLCHGLTKPIPYGKRITLREVGSQRALTLDTATQFKVLDRGQGRVALESALGFVSVASGESVVLMREKPGEPETFQWIETPQGELTLLSLSTQRYLRLAPESGKPLADGTGGNRSRPDGSRFRCEG; from the coding sequence ATGAAGACACCACCGACCCAAACTTGGCACGCCGATAACGGCAACGGCACGTTCTCCAATCCCCTGTTCTACGAAGAGTTCTCCGACCCCGATCTGATCCGGGTGGGCAGCGATTTCTATCTCACCGGCACGACCATGCACACGATGCCCGGCCTGCCCGTGCTCCACTCCAAAGACCTCGTGAACTGGCGCTTTCTGAGCTACGCCTGCGAGCGTCTGGACTTCGGCCCGGAGTACCGGCTCGAAGACGGCAAGGCGATCTATGGCCAGGGAATCTGGGCCCCAAGCTTCCGCTGGCACAAGGGAACCTTCTATATCTTCACCAATGTCCGGGGCCAGCCGATGCAGGTCTATGCCGCCACCAACCCCGCCGGTCCCTGGAAGCACTGGGCGATGAAGACCGGCTTTCATGACCCGTCGGTGCTCTTCGACGACGACGGCAAGATCTATGTGGTCTACGGCTACCGGGACCTGCGCCTGGTCCAGCTCAATAGCGAGCTCACCGATGCCATTCCCGGCACGGAGCGCACTCTCTTCAAACAGAGCGATGGCATGGGCGAGGGGGCGCATTTCTACAAGATCAACGGCAAGTACGTCATCACCAGCGCCTGGTACCTGGGGACGATGAAGATGCCCTGCGCCCGCGCGGACCGTCCCGAGGGGCCCTACGAAGTCAAGGTCATTTCTGAGGGCGAGGACTTCGGAATCGCAAAAGGCGCGATGCACCAGGGCGGGATTGTCGAGACCCCCGCGGGCGAGTGGTGGGGCTTCTCGATGATGGACTTCAACTCGCTGGGGCGCCTGACGGGGCTCTCGCCGGTGACCTGGAAGGACGGCTGGCCCTACTTTGGGCTCCCAGGCAACCTCGGGCGCTCGCCGCGCACCTGGGTCAAGCCCAAGACCGGGGCAAGCTCCAAGCTGTCGGCTCCCTATGAGCGTAGCGATGACTTCTCGGGCAAGACCCTCAAGCCGATCTGGCAGTGGAACCACGCGCCGGACAACACAACATGGTCCCTCACCGAGCGCCCGGGCTTCCTGCGCCTGCACGCCCTCCCCGCCCCCGATTTTTGGCAGGCGCGCAACACCCTCACTCAGCGCGCGGTCGGCCCGGTCTCCATCCCCACCGTGGAGTTAGAACTGGCGGGCATGAAGCCGGGCGACCTCGCCGGGCTGGGCCTGCTCAACTCGCCCTATGCCTGGATCGGGGTGCGCTGCGAGGGGAGTGGCTTTACGCTGGAGCAGTTTGATAAAACCACCAACAAGACCACCCAAGCGCCGCTCCGCGGGACGCGTGTCTGGCTACGGGCGGAGTGTGACTTCTTCACGGAGAAGGCAAGATTTAGCTTCAGCACCAACGGCAAGAGCTTCCAGCCCCTGGGCGAGAGCTTCAAGATGGTCTTCCAGCTCAAGACCTTCCAGGGCATCCGCTACTCCCTCTTCCACTACAGCACATCGGGAGCCGCGGGGGGCCACGCCGACTTTACGCGCTTCACGGTAGACGAGCCGCTCTGCCATGGGCTGACCAAGCCCATCCCCTACGGAAAACGCATCACGCTCCGAGAAGTGGGAAGCCAGCGGGCCCTGACCCTGGACACAGCGACACAGTTCAAGGTCCTTGACCGTGGTCAAGGCCGTGTCGCGCTGGAGTCTGCCCTAGGGTTTGTCTCGGTCGCCAGCGGTGAGTCGGTTGTCTTGATGCGGGAGAAGCCGGGGGAGCCCGAGACCTTTCAGTGGATCGAGACGCCTCAAGGCGAGCTTACCCTGCTCTCCCTCAGCACCCAGCGCTACCTCCGGCTCGCCCCCGAGAGCGGAAAGCCCCTGGCCGACGGCACGGGAGGCAACCGGAGCCGCCCCGACGGCTCCCGGTTCCGTTGCGAGGGCTAG
- a CDS encoding alpha/beta hydrolase, giving the protein MPQGRLATPKPGPTPLPILAALPTLTETSFYAHANVPHGTLEQVRYTNHAGKEKRLHVYLPPGYAANKDTRYPVLYLNHGGGEDDARWSSPTGGCAPDILDNLIAAGKARPMIIVMPNTGGLASFTPPEPGKDDLCTQEYLKDILPLVDTRYRTQASREGRAIAGLSMGGFVVTNTGLAHLETFSELYIFSSGYIGESQKLAEERFAAILTDPKINEKLRVPLYMGQGETDIALHNGQHFMSLLFKNHIRAFWVLSTGGHEWGNWRRYLWQTAQLMFPN; this is encoded by the coding sequence ATGCCACAAGGAAGACTGGCCACTCCCAAGCCCGGCCCCACCCCGCTCCCGATACTCGCCGCGCTTCCCACCCTGACCGAGACGAGCTTCTACGCCCATGCCAATGTGCCGCACGGGACCCTGGAGCAAGTGCGCTACACCAACCACGCGGGCAAGGAGAAGCGGCTCCATGTCTACCTGCCGCCGGGCTATGCTGCGAACAAGGACACTCGCTACCCCGTGCTCTACCTCAACCACGGCGGCGGGGAGGACGATGCGCGCTGGTCCAGCCCGACAGGCGGCTGCGCCCCCGATATCCTCGACAATCTCATTGCGGCGGGCAAGGCGCGCCCGATGATTATCGTCATGCCCAACACCGGCGGGCTCGCCTCGTTCACGCCCCCGGAGCCCGGGAAAGACGACCTCTGCACACAGGAGTACCTCAAGGACATTCTTCCGCTGGTCGATACGCGCTACCGGACCCAGGCAAGCCGAGAAGGGCGCGCGATCGCGGGCCTCTCGATGGGGGGCTTTGTGGTGACTAATACCGGGCTGGCCCACTTAGAGACCTTCTCCGAGCTCTATATCTTTAGCTCAGGCTACATCGGGGAGAGCCAGAAGCTCGCCGAGGAGCGGTTCGCCGCGATCCTGACCGATCCCAAGATCAACGAGAAGCTACGCGTCCCGCTCTACATGGGCCAGGGCGAGACCGATATCGCGCTCCACAACGGCCAGCACTTTATGTCGCTGCTCTTTAAAAACCACATCCGCGCCTTCTGGGTGCTGAGCACCGGCGGTCACGAGTGGGGCAACTGGCGGCGCTACCTCTGGCAGACCGCCCAGCTCATGTTCCCTAACTGA
- a CDS encoding alpha/beta hydrolase: protein MTLKALGLFAALLLIQPAMAQNDKMIAIPIPEQPDAITLSTGPLPNAPTPESWHQQYGSMFARNVTVATLRPFLPAPGKATGAAVIVAPGGGFRTLSMENEGWQVARALAAQGVAAFVLKYRLNQTPADLEEFARPPAPRPGGAPPAGAPPPRTVGGDMAARIAPMLADANAAFALVRANAAKWHVDPDRIGMIGFSAGAALTMTTGLNSKEAKPAFLGNIYGPLGAVEVPADAPPLFAAIAADDPLFGFNVGLIENWRKAKRPVEFHYYEQGGHGFGMYPKETTSTGWFDAFSSWLKMHGYMKPKP from the coding sequence ATGACACTAAAAGCACTAGGACTATTTGCAGCTCTCTTGCTGATTCAACCCGCTATGGCACAGAACGACAAAATGATCGCGATTCCCATCCCGGAGCAGCCGGATGCCATCACACTCAGCACGGGGCCGCTTCCCAACGCGCCCACGCCCGAGTCTTGGCACCAGCAGTACGGCAGCATGTTCGCCCGCAATGTCACGGTTGCCACCCTGCGTCCCTTCCTCCCCGCCCCGGGGAAGGCGACGGGCGCTGCGGTGATTGTCGCGCCCGGTGGTGGCTTCCGCACGCTGTCGATGGAGAACGAGGGCTGGCAGGTCGCCCGTGCGCTTGCGGCCCAAGGGGTGGCGGCGTTCGTGCTGAAGTACCGCCTCAACCAAACCCCCGCCGACCTTGAGGAGTTCGCGCGTCCGCCCGCCCCGCGCCCTGGCGGTGCGCCTCCTGCGGGCGCTCCGCCGCCTCGGACGGTCGGTGGCGACATGGCCGCCCGAATCGCGCCCATGCTCGCCGATGCCAACGCGGCCTTTGCGCTGGTGCGTGCCAACGCGGCCAAGTGGCATGTCGATCCCGATCGTATCGGGATGATCGGCTTCTCGGCGGGCGCGGCGCTGACCATGACCACGGGGCTGAATAGCAAGGAGGCCAAGCCGGCGTTTCTGGGCAATATCTACGGTCCCCTCGGAGCTGTAGAAGTCCCTGCCGATGCGCCGCCGCTCTTTGCCGCAATCGCCGCCGATGATCCGCTTTTTGGCTTCAATGTGGGCCTGATCGAGAACTGGCGCAAGGCCAAGCGCCCGGTCGAGTTTCACTACTACGAGCAGGGCGGGCATGGCTTTGGGATGTACCCCAAGGAGACCACGAGCACCGGCTGGTTCGACGCCTTCTCTAGCTGGCTGAAGATGCACGGCTACATGAAGCCTAAACCCTAA
- a CDS encoding sialate O-acetylesterase, translating into MRQDKNFYVFLSLGQSNMEGFPGIEEQDKGPVSERFQVLAAVDFPSQKREKGRWYTATPPLCRPNAGIGPSDYFGRTLVEKLPAQIKVGIVNVSVAGCKLELFDKDHAAEYATTAPGWMKGIIAAYGGNPYLRLVELGKLAQKDGVIKGILLHQGESNTGDKDWPKNVKALYESLLKDLSLKPEDVPLLAGELVHKDQGGACASMNPIIGELPKLIPTAHVISSAGCPSRPDHLHFTPTGYRELGKRYAQKMLSLLGG; encoded by the coding sequence ATGCGACAAGACAAGAACTTCTATGTTTTCCTCTCCCTCGGGCAGTCCAACATGGAGGGCTTCCCCGGGATCGAGGAGCAAGACAAAGGCCCCGTCAGCGAGCGCTTCCAGGTGCTCGCCGCTGTGGACTTCCCGAGCCAAAAGCGCGAGAAAGGTCGCTGGTACACAGCCACACCACCACTCTGCCGTCCCAACGCCGGCATTGGGCCGTCGGACTACTTTGGGCGAACCCTGGTCGAGAAGCTCCCCGCACAGATCAAGGTCGGGATCGTCAATGTCTCGGTGGCGGGCTGCAAGCTGGAGCTCTTCGACAAAGACCACGCCGCCGAGTACGCCACGACCGCGCCAGGCTGGATGAAGGGCATTATCGCGGCCTACGGCGGCAACCCGTACCTCCGGCTAGTCGAGCTGGGAAAGCTGGCCCAAAAAGACGGTGTGATCAAGGGCATTCTGCTCCACCAGGGCGAGTCCAACACTGGCGACAAAGACTGGCCCAAAAATGTCAAGGCCCTCTACGAGAGCCTGCTCAAAGACCTCAGCCTCAAGCCCGAGGACGTTCCGCTCCTGGCCGGAGAGCTGGTCCACAAAGACCAGGGCGGTGCCTGCGCCAGCATGAACCCGATTATCGGCGAGCTTCCCAAGCTCATTCCCACCGCCCATGTGATCTCGTCGGCGGGCTGCCCCTCCCGCCCGGACCACCTGCACTTCACGCCCACAGGCTACCGCGAGCTTGGCAAGCGCTACGCGCAAAAAATGCTCTCGCTACTGGGGGGCTAA